GTGCTAATTATTTTGAGGCCATAAACGGTAGTTCAAGACGTGATTTTCGCAATAAGATATTTATAGCCAAGAAGGAATCACAAGAAACTAAACATTGGTTGCGTATGCTAGCAAAAGCCGATGAAAGCACAACCTTAGATGTAAAAGATTTATCCCAGGAGTGTCAGGAATTTATATTAATTTTCCAAAAATCAGTAAATCCTCTCGATAATCGCTAATTGGTTTTTGCTAAATGCTAAATCTCTGGAATATGATATGTGGTATATGACTACTGACAAAAAGGG
This genomic stretch from Candidatus Saccharimonadales bacterium harbors:
- a CDS encoding four helix bundle protein; the encoded protein is MKTVVNQREDLGERLSQFGENVITLCKSVKRTAISHPIVSQLVRSSTSIGANYFEAINGSSRRDFRNKIFIAKKESQETKHWLRMLAKADESTTLDVKDLSQECQEFILIFQKSVNPLDNR